ATCTGCGTTAAGCCCCTGTGTGGCTCTTTCAGTGGATTAGAGCATCAGCTCATCTTTAGTGTCTCGGTGCTCTTTCCCCGAAGCGGGGAGCTGACGACGGACCCTTGGAGAGACGGCCGTGCTCCTCTTTCTGCACCTCCTCGAACCCTTTGCGTCCTGTTTCTGACGAGCGAGTTCTGAAAACACGATGGATATCCTTCCCCTTTCTTCCTTCCCTGTCCTCCTCTGCGTTGGGGGGGTACGCTCAAGGACCCAGTGACCTCCTGCCACGGGTGGTACCGTGTGCGGCACTTTGGTTCCACTTCCACCGAGCCAATCAGATGTCTGGAATATTTCACTTATTTGTCCACAGAGGCCACGGTTTCCGGAAAGACTGTGAGACACACCTAACAGGCGCTAGATCATCAGCCTTCCGGGCTGTAAAGTAAAACAGGGTTTAATGGTTCTTTCTTAGTGAGGCCCATTGTTTGGGTGCGCTGATGCCTGAACACGGACAGCGAAGCGTCACACCTTTCGACTCTTTCGACTTCCAGCCGTGCGAACTCTCGCCGATTTACACCTTTGTGTGGTAGATCATCTAAGATGTTCCACCCACAGTTGCTCTCAAAGAGAAGGAGATGCGAAATGGTTCACCTGTCTGCTGTGGACAGCGAGGACAGGCtctgtctggtgtgtgtgtgtgtgtgcgtgcatgtgtgcgtgggTGGGTGGGGACGTGCCCTGGCGCACCTTGCAGTGCCGCTCATCCAGGCCCTTGGTGAACTCCTCGAACTCCTCGTTCACCCTGAAGGACAGCGAGTGGTTCCTCAGTGAGCTCAGGGTCTTCACCACGTACACGTCTCCCCGCTGCTCAACCACCTTCCTCTGCTTCACCTTGAGCGCCAACTTGCAGAGCATCGGGCAGATCCCTGGGGGGAACACAAGTTCACGCAGGTGCACATGGGTAGGGTCGCACGGTTGCCCTTGGCAATGGACCACACCTCTTCTCAGAGGAGTGCCTGGGCTCATTGTCATCCTTGTACCTGCTGTTCTGTCTGGTAAAAGTACTTTTCACTGAGTAGAGTTGTTTGgcaagcaaataataataataatctctttctctctctctctcacacacacacacacacacacacacacacacacggtctgaaccgtttgtcccgtacagggttgcggggagccggagcctaacccggcaacacagggcgtaaggctggagggggaggggacacacccaggacgggacgccagtccattgctagggaccccaagcgggacttgaacgccaaacccaccggagagcaggacccggtccaacccactgtaccaccgcgccccccagacgatgatgattatgatgatgatgatgataatagcagggcagctggaagcacagtggttacagctactgcctttggacccaaggtcacaggttctaATCCCCCcaacagctgtagtacccttgagcacagtacccaccctgaattgttccagtaaaattacccagctgtacaaaagggtaaatagaTGTAACTAAAcagtggaagctgctttggagaaaaagcatcagaaaaatggaACTATAATAGTACTGGTGTGTCGTCACCCCCAGCCTTGGACCCAGTACTTCTGGGATAGTATCTGCTGCACCCTGATCACGacaaaaagttattaaaatggacagatgAGTAATAATAGTGTAATGTTAACCTATTAGCCAttacacacaccgtctgaactgcttgtcccatgcgggcatgcggcaaacaggagcctaacctggcaatgcaggaggggacacacccaggacgggacaccagtccgtcacaaggcccccccagcgggactcgaaccccagacccactagagagcaggacccggtccaacccactacaccaccgcacccccctattagCCATTAGAATATGTTAATTCAGAGGTTCTGAAACACTTCCACTGACTCCTTTAAGAATCtaatgaaataacaaaataatagaaataagaaaaatatgcagaaataaacGTGGAGGAAACAGTGCATTGAAACCTTTACATACAATTACACCACAGAGAGTAATAATATAGTAATGTTTTCGTTTGTCTCCGTTTGTTTTCCGGACCCCGGAGCCCCCAGGGCTTCATGGACTCCAAGTTAGGAACCCCTGCGGGAAAGAAATGCTGCAAGAACAGTTGTACCTGGGAGTGGGGTGGTGCCTTAACCATCACCTCATGGGTGTAAGAATAGGGTGGCGTTTATGCTCCTCTTCATATTACTTTTGGCTTCCGAAAGCTGAAAAGCTGTTGGCAAACCGGTGCCTTAACCACCAGGTAATTCTTGTTCATGTGCCAAAAGGAACGTGTGTGAAAAACAGATCTGGAGCGATTTTCCACAGCGgctctgtgtgcgcgtgtgtgtgtgtgcgcgcgagagAGCGATAGAGAGACAGAATGGAAACTGAGATCATCTTACACCAGCTTCACTTTCGGATCAGACGGGGGGGGACAATGTCACTGATGTGTCCATCATATCTACATATTGTCAGCAAGACCCTGTAACATCTGTCCAAACTTTTACCAGCTACAAACTCATCAGTTCCAAATGTCTACTGATTACACTGGTAAAAGTACTGCATTTCCCTGCTGGTGcagcggttggagctgctgccttcgcaTCCAAAGGTTCgaatgccacctccagctgtagcacccttgagcaaagtacttaccctgaattactgcactAAAAAGAAAGGGTAAACACATTTATGACAccgttctccaaagtgacttacaattatgggtaattttaccggagcaatttaagggaagtaccttgctcacgggtactacaaGTAACAGTAGGTACATTAACGCGATAAGTCGCTGCGGAgagaagcatcaggtaaatCTGAGATGTGTTCAGAGACACGCGGTGATCTACCAGGGTATTTCATTGGTAAGGAAAGCCATGCGAGCTGGCGTgatcatgggggggggggactcaacGAGCGCGACCATGTAGCCCTCAAAGTTGATGCTGCTCACCATGTCCCAGGTGCCGCACAGGCTGTCGGGCATCTTGGACGGGCAGGGGGTGCGACCGGGGTGCGACGCGCACAGCTTTTTACCCGAGCGCATCCCGGGTGACACCACCTCACTGGCCGGCGCCTCGCCAATCAGGTGCTGCCCTGTCAGGTCAGACAGGTTCCTCAGCGTGGTGGCGGTGGAGGGGGTGGAAACTTCCCAAAGGCCATGTCCGCTGAGCGTTCGGGGCGCGAGAGCCGGAGCGGCGCCTCATTCTGTCTGCAAGTGGCCCATCTATATAAGTTAGAGCTGAATTTCACCTGAAATGGGGCCTTGCggagtgggggttggggggaccCAGGGGCAGGTACCACTAGGGTCGCTAGAAATAACCGACACACGTGCGCATCTCCCCATTCATGCAGCgcggtcatttttaccgtatcacttTTGGGCAGGTACCTCCatcgagggcactacagcaggaggtgggatttgaacccgtgtccttcTGGGGATTCGTTCAACGTGAGCGCTAAAACGGTGGGAAAAACATGCCGGCGGCTCTCGGCGTTCTCAGTGTTTCGGAGAAGATGAAGACAGCACGGTTTCACGATTTCTGGGAGGGACGCCAACCGCCAGCCCTTGTGTGAGAGGGACAGGCGCTGCGGGACACGGTCCAAGGACAGACTGTTATTAATGTCCGTTGTATAcctgacaccttcctccaagGTGATGGATAATTAGGGGtttgttcagctacttacactgatttttccatttatacagcaggggaaTTTTTACCCACTCACTTCATTTTACTTACGTTACACCTTTTTCCGTGTCGCAAACCGTTCTTGCTTGTTCGAgattatttaccccttttccGAGTCTCTCTGTAGCGGAGTAAACGGGACGCGTGTTTACACTGGTAGCTCCTACAGAAGAGCAGTGGGACCACGCTCATTCAACTCACCTCGACCACATTTACAGCGAGCGCGTGCTGTCCGCGCAccttggtgatcaataacaagaggAGGAAGGCGGCACGTTTAGGGTTATTAATTAGTCCACAAACAGAGCACTAAACGGGAGGAGGTGGAGGCTGGATTTTTCCTTCTGAAcacctttttttaaaccattcaaACTGTAACGTTTCAACTTaagttgacaaaaaaaaaaaaccacaacactAAGACTTTTATTATAACTTTATGGGAACCAAGGAATTAAGGAACATCTGTATTTCACTGATTGTGACTTAGAGGTAAAACTGGCTTTGGACTTAGACAAATTAAGGAACAAACAGAATTCTGGgcccagctgtgtttgttgGAGCGCGGCTGTGAAGAGAGGACCTTCGTTCTCTTCATCGTCAGGCGCTTGTGTCTCGCCGCTCCGCCACCGAGTGGCCCCTTCCAGTCACACGGACATGAGAGCGAGAGCAAAACCCACggcagtaaaaatgttttacttcaaATAACAAAGTGACAGCGTGTCAGACGATGCGGGCAGTCGCACTCGATCCTCGCCATGTGGAGAACTCGTCACGTACCAGGTGTTTTCACTCGTCAGCATCCTTGCGTAAACATCTCCTTCCCTGTCCGCGCCAGTATGTGGTCCTACCTGCAGTGCAACTGAAAGCTAGAAACACACAAGGGGCCAAGCCAGGTAagtttgtgtttgtgcgtgtgtgtgaccTGCAGCTTCACCATCCCATTTGTCACATATTCTGCACACAATGCAACTCAAGAGTGAGAGTGTACACACTATGATGgaatagaactgctctcagctaCTTACAAGACTtcatcattcgctacacccccaCCAGACCTCTTCACTAGTCTACTTCTatttgcttggtggtcccacctacgaaaggtaaagcacggaggttctcggttctggctcgttgtggtggaacgaccttcccctctcactcagaactgctgaaactctgtccacattcaagaagggtctgaaaactcacctcttccagactcactttgcccatcatctctccagctcacgtacggTGTatatgttcatgcaccgtaaccttacgatcatgcccagataagcctttacacagccaccactcctgtattgtatgtaaatgtttgtgtaacttcataaaaataattgtaggaaggtgatcaggattagtctattctgagttttatgcacctattcctgcgatgaacatcagtgcataaagtggaaagaaagaaattaagtttacttaagaatcacatttatttatgtagcagacacttttctccaaagcaacttccaatgaactctgtgtagtgttaccagcccacacaccttattcaccacggtgacttacactgctggatacactacttacaatgggtcactcatccgctGATGTTTCCCATTGTAATacaacacactgcgccacctgctgccccgtccTTTCCACTGCGAGACAGTGGCCCTAACCACCCCGCTAACTAGAGGGGCGCATCTACATCGCAGCTGGAGAGACAAGGAGTCCCGGGGGCATTTCAGGAGGCGGGGCTCGACTTGTTCTCGGAGTGTTTTTCCAGCGGAGCCAGAACGACGCCGGAGTTCTTCTCCTCGCTCTCGGCCGTGTACAGGCCGTTCTCCCGGATGTAGGAGACCACGGCGtcgggcagcaggtagcgcacGCTCTGGCCGCGACGCAGCGCACGGCGCATTTGTGTCGCCGACACGTCGTTGGCCACCCACTCCCGCACCATGTGGATGTCGTGGCGGTGGCGCCACAGCAGGTCCGAGCTGTGAATGAAGGCCTCGGCGTCGCTGCCGGACCGCGTGACGCACACCAGGCCGTGGCTCGCGAtctcctccaggtcctcctgcTTCCAGAGGCCCGGCACAGCGAACGACTCCAGTATGTCGGCGCCACACAGCATCATCAGCCGGGGGCAGTCTGCAGAGCAAAGCATCGTGGGAAGGTCAAACCGCACTGAGTCAGGACATAGACATGAAAGCTACAGGAGGTACAGCTGCAATGCTGagcttcagtaaataaatacagtaaatatgaaccTGCATAAGACTGAAAAACACAGGCTGGACACAGGAAATACactgttatttactcattcatgtGACACTTCTCCAGTCACTTACCACACTAGTGCTATACACTGCACTAATTACTGTGCAGGAAAAGCACTCTGAGgaacggtactacagctggagtggggattcgaacctgggaccctTGATTGGAAGAGGACAagtctaagcactacgccacatGCTAGCCTCACAGCATTAAATTCAGAGCCACAACACGGGTGGTCCTACGACGGCTGTCCCACCCACCTCATTATATTATTCCTAAGTCCCTATGTTCGCATACGGTAACGTCAGCTGGTCGcaccatgtttttttattaaactggTTCAGTCAGCGTGCCCATTAGCG
Above is a genomic segment from Scleropages formosus chromosome 2, fSclFor1.1, whole genome shotgun sequence containing:
- the LOC108923253 gene encoding retinoid-binding protein 7-like, giving the protein MRSGKKLCASHPGRTPCPSKMPDSLCGTWDMVSSINFEGYMVALVESPPPMITPARMAFLTNEIPCAVIQGICPMLCKLALKVKQRKVVEQRGDVYVVKTLSSLRNHSLSFRVNEEFEEFTKGLDERHCKSLVTWEGRKLVCVQMGEKKNRGWAHWIEDDKLHLELYCEGQVCKQVFKRHD